In Aciduliprofundum sp. MAR08-339, a single window of DNA contains:
- a CDS encoding phosphopyruvate hydratase produces the protein MTLIEDIVLRKILDSRGNATVEVEVYTLNGYGRAAAPAGKSTGKHEVKAYPAGGIDAGIKYFKERMDNLIGMDSTQQEDVDAILHEIDGTENFSMLGGNVATAVSLAIAKAAANSLGLPFYQYLGGAFARSIPKPVGNVLGGGKHAVGGTTIQEMLAVSLGESAKDNVFANAEVHKIVGKKLRERFPNISLGLGDEKAWIAPMDDIEAIELVVESVKEASESTGVNIKPALDFAASSFFHNGKYHYRSRALTPEEQIDFVEDIVKDYGVYIIEDPFDEEDFESFAELTRRIGHLAYIVGDDIFVTNVERIKIGISKGAANTVLIKPNQIGTLTDTVKAIKFAKENGYATMISHRSGETCDTTIVHIGVAFGVEFIKTGAIGGERIAKLNEMIRIEEEIKGE, from the coding sequence ATGACGCTGATAGAGGATATAGTATTGCGCAAAATTCTGGATTCACGTGGAAATGCCACCGTGGAGGTTGAGGTATACACCCTCAATGGCTACGGTCGCGCTGCCGCTCCTGCAGGCAAATCAACAGGGAAGCATGAGGTCAAGGCATATCCCGCGGGGGGCATAGACGCTGGAATAAAATATTTCAAGGAGAGAATGGACAATCTCATAGGTATGGATTCAACCCAGCAGGAGGATGTTGATGCCATACTCCATGAGATTGATGGTACGGAAAATTTTTCGATGCTTGGTGGTAATGTGGCCACTGCCGTATCTCTTGCCATAGCCAAGGCAGCCGCGAATTCTCTCGGCCTGCCCTTCTACCAGTACCTTGGTGGTGCCTTCGCGAGAAGCATTCCAAAGCCCGTGGGTAATGTTTTAGGCGGAGGGAAACACGCTGTTGGAGGCACAACAATTCAGGAGATGCTTGCAGTGAGTTTGGGGGAAAGCGCCAAGGATAATGTGTTTGCCAACGCGGAAGTGCATAAAATAGTGGGTAAAAAACTCAGGGAAAGGTTTCCAAACATCTCCCTTGGATTGGGGGACGAGAAAGCCTGGATAGCACCCATGGACGACATTGAGGCCATAGAACTTGTTGTTGAATCAGTAAAGGAGGCAAGTGAGAGTACAGGGGTAAACATAAAACCCGCGCTGGATTTTGCCGCATCTTCATTCTTCCACAACGGAAAGTACCATTACAGAAGCAGGGCACTCACTCCAGAAGAGCAAATAGATTTCGTTGAGGACATCGTTAAAGATTACGGAGTTTACATAATAGAGGATCCCTTTGACGAGGAAGATTTTGAGAGTTTCGCAGAATTGACAAGGAGAATAGGACATCTCGCATACATTGTGGGTGATGACATATTTGTGACGAATGTTGAGCGCATAAAGATAGGAATCTCCAAGGGCGCTGCCAACACGGTGCTCATAAAGCCCAATCAGATAGGCACGCTCACAGATACCGTTAAGGCGATAAAATTCGCAAAGGAGAATGGATATGCCACGATGATCTCCCACAGGAGTGGTGAGACATGTGATACTACCATAGTGCACATAGGTGTGGCGTTCGGCGTAGAGTTTATAAAGACTGGTGCAATAGGGGGAGAGAGGATAGCCAAACTGAACGAGATGATAAGGATTGAAGAGGAGATAAAAGGTGAGTGA
- a CDS encoding threonine--tRNA ligase, with protein MRILFIHADYIEFESKSKAMKDAEEIEKKRERYEECLVAFISMEEGDAGIVERAKNEIVDVAKKLNVERIVLYPYAHLSSKLAGPAEAIKVLKELENMLKDQYEVHRAPFGWYKSFVISCKGHPLSELSKEIRGEAKEEESEALKAEKRTTYWYIMDKNGDLHDVDNFDYSKYPNLKKFVDYEISGTRAVKEIPPHVKLMQALELADYEPGSDSGNMRYYPKGKLIKGLIEEYVEGKVLDYGAMQVETPIMYDFNHPSLKSYLNRFPARQYIVLSGKDKYFLRFAACFGQFLMMHDATISYRNLPLKLYEMAKYAFRREQKGELSGLRRLRAFTMPDMHTLSADMPQAMEEFKKQYEMAIEVLRDFGLELGDYEVAIRFTREFYDKNKEFIKELVRLVNRPVLVQMWDERFFYFVLKFEFNFVDSLNKAAALSTVQIDVENAKRYGITYYDENGEERHPYILHCSPSGAVERVLYAMLEKADMDAKKGKKPMLPVWLSPTQVRIIPVKDDFLGCSIQEMDFFTQQGFRVDVDDRDLSVSRKIRDAEKEWIPYIVVIGEREKERNTLTVRIRGEGVEEMSRDELLNILKEKTDGYPKRRLPLPPLLSQRPKFR; from the coding sequence ATGCGTATTCTCTTCATTCATGCGGACTACATAGAGTTTGAGTCAAAGAGCAAGGCGATGAAGGATGCTGAGGAAATTGAAAAGAAAAGGGAAAGGTACGAGGAGTGTCTCGTGGCATTTATCTCCATGGAGGAGGGCGATGCAGGTATTGTTGAGCGTGCAAAGAACGAAATTGTTGACGTGGCCAAGAAACTTAACGTTGAGCGCATCGTGCTATATCCCTACGCGCATCTGAGCAGCAAACTCGCAGGGCCAGCTGAGGCAATAAAGGTTCTAAAAGAACTGGAAAACATGCTAAAAGATCAGTATGAGGTGCACCGTGCACCCTTTGGATGGTACAAGAGTTTTGTCATATCCTGCAAGGGCCATCCATTGAGTGAGTTGAGCAAGGAGATCCGTGGAGAGGCAAAGGAGGAGGAGAGCGAAGCCCTCAAGGCAGAAAAAAGAACAACTTACTGGTACATAATGGATAAAAATGGAGATCTGCACGATGTGGATAACTTTGACTACTCCAAGTATCCAAACCTGAAAAAATTTGTGGATTACGAAATATCTGGTACAAGAGCAGTCAAGGAGATACCACCTCATGTGAAACTCATGCAGGCCCTAGAACTTGCAGACTACGAGCCTGGAAGCGACTCCGGCAACATGCGGTATTATCCCAAGGGAAAATTGATAAAGGGACTAATTGAGGAGTACGTTGAGGGAAAGGTGCTGGATTACGGTGCCATGCAGGTTGAAACCCCCATAATGTACGATTTTAACCATCCTTCCTTGAAATCCTATCTCAATCGCTTCCCTGCAAGGCAGTACATAGTTCTGAGTGGTAAAGATAAGTATTTCCTCAGATTCGCCGCCTGCTTCGGTCAGTTTCTTATGATGCATGATGCCACAATATCCTACAGAAATCTACCCCTAAAACTCTATGAGATGGCAAAATATGCGTTCAGAAGGGAGCAGAAGGGAGAGCTATCAGGGCTAAGAAGACTTAGAGCCTTCACCATGCCCGATATGCATACCCTCTCTGCTGACATGCCCCAGGCCATGGAGGAGTTCAAAAAACAGTATGAGATGGCCATAGAGGTGCTGAGGGATTTCGGGCTTGAACTGGGAGATTATGAGGTGGCCATACGATTCACCCGGGAATTTTACGATAAGAACAAGGAGTTTATAAAGGAACTTGTACGTCTTGTAAACAGGCCCGTGCTTGTACAGATGTGGGATGAGAGATTCTTCTATTTCGTTCTCAAATTTGAGTTCAACTTCGTTGACTCACTCAATAAGGCGGCCGCCTTGAGCACCGTGCAAATAGATGTGGAGAATGCAAAGAGATATGGAATAACCTACTACGACGAGAATGGAGAGGAAAGACATCCGTACATACTCCACTGCTCCCCGAGCGGAGCCGTTGAGCGCGTGCTTTACGCCATGCTGGAGAAGGCAGATATGGATGCGAAGAAGGGAAAGAAACCCATGCTTCCCGTGTGGTTGAGCCCAACACAGGTGCGCATAATCCCAGTTAAGGACGATTTCCTGGGATGCTCAATTCAGGAAATGGATTTCTTCACGCAGCAGGGATTCAGGGTGGATGTGGACGATCGTGATCTGAGCGTGTCCCGCAAGATAAGGGATGCGGAGAAAGAGTGGATTCCATACATAGTAGTCATAGGTGAGAGGGAAAAGGAAAGAAATACGCTCACGGTTAGAATACGCGGAGAAGGGGTGGAAGAGATGAGCAGAGATGAACTCTTGAACATATTGAAGGAGAAAACCGATGGATATCCAAAGAGAAGGTTGCCATTACCCCCGCTGCTCTCCCAGAGACCAAAATTCAGGTAG